The Lasioglossum baleicum chromosome 15, iyLasBale1, whole genome shotgun sequence genome has a segment encoding these proteins:
- the Phcl-1 gene encoding pH-sensitive chloride channel 1 isoform X7: MGWVALGRCAGGGGRLSSVLSLSLTSLASSLIFTILCILTLALTLVTLVRAEDIFEEGKSDKEILDNLLQSTRYDKRLLPPVQDADFCCGMRWPGDATSLSNRSSTSSNDPKNQYKNQNNNHYTPHQHLRTHLRGTLTVNVSVLLLSLASPDESSLKYEVEFLLQQQWYDPRLRYSNRSQYEFLNAIHHYNDIWLPDTYFIMHGDFKDPLIPVHFALRIYRNGTVNYLMRRHLILSCQGRLNIFPFDDPLCSFAIESISYEQTAITYVWKNDEGTLRKSPSLTSLNAYLIKNQTITCPIKVSWRADGQIMVDYEDEFDEFGDSKCSLCQRRFEEQGNYSCLKVDLIFTRDRAFYFTTVFIPGIILVTSSFITFWLEWNAVPARVMIGVTTMLNFFTTSNGFRSTLPVVSNLTAMNVWDGVCMCFIYASLLEFVCVNYVGRKRPMHNVVYRPGENPVTQRLPAVLSRIGIILASPLKREGGPPPGATTGPNEIVTCTNCGPNPCTHTATNGCTAELRKKEPPHPIRVAKTIDVIARITFPVAYFMFLTFFFIHYKGTS; this comes from the exons CTTCGAGGAGGGCAAGTCGGACAAGGAGATCCTGGACAACCTGCTGCAGTCGACCCGCTACGACAAGCGGCTTCTGCCCCCGGTCCAAG ATGCGGATTTCTGCTGCGGAATGCGATGGCCTGGTGACGCCACCAGCCTGTCGAACCGGTCGTCAACCTCCTCTAACGACCCCAAGAACCAGTACAAGAACCAGAACAATAACCACTACACGCCGCACCAACACCTTCGCACCCACCTTCGCG GTACCTTGACCGTGAACGTGAGCGTGCTGTTGCTAAGTCTGGCGTCACCGGACGAGTCCAGCTTG AAATACGAGGTggagttcctgctgcaacaacaGTGGTACGACCCGCGGCTGCGCTACAGCAACCGATCGCAGTACGAATTCTTGAACGCGATCCACCACTACAACGACATCTGGTTGCCGGACACGTACTTCATAATGCACGGAGACTTCAAGGATCCGCTCATACCCGTTCACTTCGCCCTCCGGATATACCGCAACGGCACGGTCAACTATCTTATGAG GCGTCACCTCATCCTATCCTGCCAGGGTAGACTGAACATCTTCCCCTTCGACGACCCACTGTGTTCATTCGCGATCGAGAGCA TATCGTACGAGCAAACGGCGATCACGTACGTGTGGAAAAACGACGAGGGTACTTTGCGGAAAAGCCCGAGCCTGACGTCGCTGAACGCGTATCTCATTAAAAACCAGACAATCACGTGTCCGATCAAAGTAAGCTGGCGAG CTGACGGACAGATCATGGTCGACTACGAGGACGAGTTCGATGAATTCGGGGACTCAAAGTGCTCGCTGTGCCAGCGCAGGTTTGAGGAGCAAG GTAACTACAGCTGCCTGAAGGTGGATCTGATTTTCACGCGAGATCGTGCCTTCTACTTCACGACGGTCTTCATCCCGGGGATCATTCTGGTGACCAGCTCCTTCATCACCTTCTGGCTCGAGTGGAACGCCGTGCCGGCCCGGGTCATGATCG GTGTGACCACGATGCTCAACTTCTTCACGACGTCGAACGGTTTCCGGTCGACGCTTCCGGTCGTGTCGAATCTGACTGCCATGAACGTGTGGGACGGCGTGTGCATGTGCTTCATCTACGCCAGCCTGCTCGAGTTCGTTTGCGTGAACTACGTCGGCCGGAAACGGCCGATGCACAACGTCGTCTATCGTCCCGGAGAGAACCCCGTGACCCAG CGGCTCCCAGCGGTGCTCAGCAGGATAGGGATAATATTGGCCAGCCCCTTG AAGCGAGAAGGCGGTCCGCCACCAGGAGCTACGACAGGCCCGAACGAGATCGTGACCTGCACCAACTGTGGACCTAATCCCTGTACGCATACGGCCACCAACGGGTGCACCGCCGAG CTGAGAAAAAAGGAGCCGCCGCATCCGATCCGCGTGGCGAAGACGATCGACGTGATAGCGAGAATCACCTTCCCGGTCGCCTATTTCATGTTCCTCACCTTTTTCTTCATCCACTATAAGGGCACCTCGTAG
- the Phcl-1 gene encoding pH-sensitive chloride channel 1 isoform X1, with amino-acid sequence MGWVALGRCAGGGGRLSSVLSLSLTSLASSLIFTILCILTLALTLVTLVRAEDIFEEGKSDKEILDNLLQSTRYDKRLLPPVQGTLRPPPHTRQDDYTPDYLVPNHPDHPEHLEHHRHRYHHTAPHNHSSLLTPRQKDADFCCGMRWPGDATSLSNRSSTSSNDPKNQYKNQNNNHYTPHQHLRTHLRGTLTVNVSVLLLSLASPDESSLKYEVEFLLQQQWYDPRLRYSNRSQYEFLNAIHHYNDIWLPDTYFIMHGDFKDPLIPVHFALRIYRNGTVNYLMRRHLILSCQGRLNIFPFDDPLCSFAIESISYEQTAITYVWKNDEGTLRKSPSLTSLNAYLIKNQTITCPIKVSWRADGQIMVDYEDEFDEFGDSKCSLCQRRFEEQGNYSCLKVDLIFTRDRAFYFTTVFIPGIILVTSSFITFWLEWNAVPARVMIGVTTMLNFFTTSNGFRSTLPVVSNLTAMNVWDGVCMCFIYASLLEFVCVNYVGRKRPMHNVVYRPGENPVTQRLPAVLSRIGIILASPLKREGGPPPGATTGPNEIVTCTNCGPNPCTHTATNGCTAELRKKEPPHPIRVAKTIDVIARITFPVAYFMFLTFFFIHYKGTS; translated from the exons CTTCGAGGAGGGCAAGTCGGACAAGGAGATCCTGGACAACCTGCTGCAGTCGACCCGCTACGACAAGCGGCTTCTGCCCCCGGTCCAAGGTACACTGAGGCCCCCGCCCCACACCCGTCAAGACGACTACACCCCCGACTACCTCGTACCCAATCACCCCGACCATCCAGAGCAcctcgaacatcaccggcaccGCTACCACCACACAGCACCACACAACCACAGCTCACTGCTCACCCCTCGTCAAAAGg ATGCGGATTTCTGCTGCGGAATGCGATGGCCTGGTGACGCCACCAGCCTGTCGAACCGGTCGTCAACCTCCTCTAACGACCCCAAGAACCAGTACAAGAACCAGAACAATAACCACTACACGCCGCACCAACACCTTCGCACCCACCTTCGCG GTACCTTGACCGTGAACGTGAGCGTGCTGTTGCTAAGTCTGGCGTCACCGGACGAGTCCAGCTTG AAATACGAGGTggagttcctgctgcaacaacaGTGGTACGACCCGCGGCTGCGCTACAGCAACCGATCGCAGTACGAATTCTTGAACGCGATCCACCACTACAACGACATCTGGTTGCCGGACACGTACTTCATAATGCACGGAGACTTCAAGGATCCGCTCATACCCGTTCACTTCGCCCTCCGGATATACCGCAACGGCACGGTCAACTATCTTATGAG GCGTCACCTCATCCTATCCTGCCAGGGTAGACTGAACATCTTCCCCTTCGACGACCCACTGTGTTCATTCGCGATCGAGAGCA TATCGTACGAGCAAACGGCGATCACGTACGTGTGGAAAAACGACGAGGGTACTTTGCGGAAAAGCCCGAGCCTGACGTCGCTGAACGCGTATCTCATTAAAAACCAGACAATCACGTGTCCGATCAAAGTAAGCTGGCGAG CTGACGGACAGATCATGGTCGACTACGAGGACGAGTTCGATGAATTCGGGGACTCAAAGTGCTCGCTGTGCCAGCGCAGGTTTGAGGAGCAAG GTAACTACAGCTGCCTGAAGGTGGATCTGATTTTCACGCGAGATCGTGCCTTCTACTTCACGACGGTCTTCATCCCGGGGATCATTCTGGTGACCAGCTCCTTCATCACCTTCTGGCTCGAGTGGAACGCCGTGCCGGCCCGGGTCATGATCG GTGTGACCACGATGCTCAACTTCTTCACGACGTCGAACGGTTTCCGGTCGACGCTTCCGGTCGTGTCGAATCTGACTGCCATGAACGTGTGGGACGGCGTGTGCATGTGCTTCATCTACGCCAGCCTGCTCGAGTTCGTTTGCGTGAACTACGTCGGCCGGAAACGGCCGATGCACAACGTCGTCTATCGTCCCGGAGAGAACCCCGTGACCCAG CGGCTCCCAGCGGTGCTCAGCAGGATAGGGATAATATTGGCCAGCCCCTTG AAGCGAGAAGGCGGTCCGCCACCAGGAGCTACGACAGGCCCGAACGAGATCGTGACCTGCACCAACTGTGGACCTAATCCCTGTACGCATACGGCCACCAACGGGTGCACCGCCGAG CTGAGAAAAAAGGAGCCGCCGCATCCGATCCGCGTGGCGAAGACGATCGACGTGATAGCGAGAATCACCTTCCCGGTCGCCTATTTCATGTTCCTCACCTTTTTCTTCATCCACTATAAGGGCACCTCGTAG
- the Phcl-1 gene encoding pH-sensitive chloride channel 1 isoform X6, with the protein MGWVALGRCAGGGGRLSSVLSLSLTSLASSLIFTILCILTLALTLVTLVRAEDIFEEGKSDKEILDNLLQSTRYDKRLLPPVQGTLRPPPHTRQDDYTPDYLVPNHPDHPEHLEHHRHRYHHTAPHNHSSLLTPRQKGTLTVNVSVLLLSLASPDESSLKYEVEFLLQQQWYDPRLRYSNRSQYEFLNAIHHYNDIWLPDTYFIMHGDFKDPLIPVHFALRIYRNGTVNYLMRRHLILSCQGRLNIFPFDDPLCSFAIESISYEQTAITYVWKNDEGTLRKSPSLTSLNAYLIKNQTITCPIKVSWRADGQIMVDYEDEFDEFGDSKCSLCQRRFEEQGNYSCLKVDLIFTRDRAFYFTTVFIPGIILVTSSFITFWLEWNAVPARVMIGVTTMLNFFTTSNGFRSTLPVVSNLTAMNVWDGVCMCFIYASLLEFVCVNYVGRKRPMHNVVYRPGENPVTQRLPAVLSRIGIILASPLKREGGPPPGATTGPNEIVTCTNCGPNPCTHTATNGCTAELRKKEPPHPIRVAKTIDVIARITFPVAYFMFLTFFFIHYKGTS; encoded by the exons CTTCGAGGAGGGCAAGTCGGACAAGGAGATCCTGGACAACCTGCTGCAGTCGACCCGCTACGACAAGCGGCTTCTGCCCCCGGTCCAAGGTACACTGAGGCCCCCGCCCCACACCCGTCAAGACGACTACACCCCCGACTACCTCGTACCCAATCACCCCGACCATCCAGAGCAcctcgaacatcaccggcaccGCTACCACCACACAGCACCACACAACCACAGCTCACTGCTCACCCCTCGTCAAAAGg GTACCTTGACCGTGAACGTGAGCGTGCTGTTGCTAAGTCTGGCGTCACCGGACGAGTCCAGCTTG AAATACGAGGTggagttcctgctgcaacaacaGTGGTACGACCCGCGGCTGCGCTACAGCAACCGATCGCAGTACGAATTCTTGAACGCGATCCACCACTACAACGACATCTGGTTGCCGGACACGTACTTCATAATGCACGGAGACTTCAAGGATCCGCTCATACCCGTTCACTTCGCCCTCCGGATATACCGCAACGGCACGGTCAACTATCTTATGAG GCGTCACCTCATCCTATCCTGCCAGGGTAGACTGAACATCTTCCCCTTCGACGACCCACTGTGTTCATTCGCGATCGAGAGCA TATCGTACGAGCAAACGGCGATCACGTACGTGTGGAAAAACGACGAGGGTACTTTGCGGAAAAGCCCGAGCCTGACGTCGCTGAACGCGTATCTCATTAAAAACCAGACAATCACGTGTCCGATCAAAGTAAGCTGGCGAG CTGACGGACAGATCATGGTCGACTACGAGGACGAGTTCGATGAATTCGGGGACTCAAAGTGCTCGCTGTGCCAGCGCAGGTTTGAGGAGCAAG GTAACTACAGCTGCCTGAAGGTGGATCTGATTTTCACGCGAGATCGTGCCTTCTACTTCACGACGGTCTTCATCCCGGGGATCATTCTGGTGACCAGCTCCTTCATCACCTTCTGGCTCGAGTGGAACGCCGTGCCGGCCCGGGTCATGATCG GTGTGACCACGATGCTCAACTTCTTCACGACGTCGAACGGTTTCCGGTCGACGCTTCCGGTCGTGTCGAATCTGACTGCCATGAACGTGTGGGACGGCGTGTGCATGTGCTTCATCTACGCCAGCCTGCTCGAGTTCGTTTGCGTGAACTACGTCGGCCGGAAACGGCCGATGCACAACGTCGTCTATCGTCCCGGAGAGAACCCCGTGACCCAG CGGCTCCCAGCGGTGCTCAGCAGGATAGGGATAATATTGGCCAGCCCCTTG AAGCGAGAAGGCGGTCCGCCACCAGGAGCTACGACAGGCCCGAACGAGATCGTGACCTGCACCAACTGTGGACCTAATCCCTGTACGCATACGGCCACCAACGGGTGCACCGCCGAG CTGAGAAAAAAGGAGCCGCCGCATCCGATCCGCGTGGCGAAGACGATCGACGTGATAGCGAGAATCACCTTCCCGGTCGCCTATTTCATGTTCCTCACCTTTTTCTTCATCCACTATAAGGGCACCTCGTAG
- the Phcl-1 gene encoding pH-sensitive chloride channel 1 isoform X5, producing the protein MGWVALGRCAGGGGRLSSVLSLSLTSLASSLIFTILCILTLALTLVTLVRAEDIFEEGKSDKEILDNLLQSTRYDKRLLPPVQGTLRPPPHTRQDDYTPDYLVPNHPDHPEHLEHHRHRYHHTAPHNHSSLLTPRQKDADFCCGMRWPGDATSLSNRSSTSSNDPKNQYKNQNNNHYTPHQHLRTHLRGTLTVNVSVLLLSLASPDESSLKYEVEFLLQQQWYDPRLRYSNRSQYEFLNAIHHYNDIWLPDTYFIMHGDFKDPLIPVHFALRIYRNGTVNYLMRRHLILSCQGRLNIFPFDDPLCSFAIESISYEQTAITYVWKNDEGTLRKSPSLTSLNAYLIKNQTITCPIKVSWRGNYSCLKVDLIFTRDRAFYFTTVFIPGIILVTSSFITFWLEWNAVPARVMIGVTTMLNFFTTSNGFRSTLPVVSNLTAMNVWDGVCMCFIYASLLEFVCVNYVGRKRPMHNVVYRPGENPVTQGKKKREGGPPPGATTGPNEIVTCTNCGPNPCTHTATNGCTAELRKKEPPHPIRVAKTIDVIARITFPVAYFMFLTFFFIHYKGTS; encoded by the exons CTTCGAGGAGGGCAAGTCGGACAAGGAGATCCTGGACAACCTGCTGCAGTCGACCCGCTACGACAAGCGGCTTCTGCCCCCGGTCCAAGGTACACTGAGGCCCCCGCCCCACACCCGTCAAGACGACTACACCCCCGACTACCTCGTACCCAATCACCCCGACCATCCAGAGCAcctcgaacatcaccggcaccGCTACCACCACACAGCACCACACAACCACAGCTCACTGCTCACCCCTCGTCAAAAGg ATGCGGATTTCTGCTGCGGAATGCGATGGCCTGGTGACGCCACCAGCCTGTCGAACCGGTCGTCAACCTCCTCTAACGACCCCAAGAACCAGTACAAGAACCAGAACAATAACCACTACACGCCGCACCAACACCTTCGCACCCACCTTCGCG GTACCTTGACCGTGAACGTGAGCGTGCTGTTGCTAAGTCTGGCGTCACCGGACGAGTCCAGCTTG AAATACGAGGTggagttcctgctgcaacaacaGTGGTACGACCCGCGGCTGCGCTACAGCAACCGATCGCAGTACGAATTCTTGAACGCGATCCACCACTACAACGACATCTGGTTGCCGGACACGTACTTCATAATGCACGGAGACTTCAAGGATCCGCTCATACCCGTTCACTTCGCCCTCCGGATATACCGCAACGGCACGGTCAACTATCTTATGAG GCGTCACCTCATCCTATCCTGCCAGGGTAGACTGAACATCTTCCCCTTCGACGACCCACTGTGTTCATTCGCGATCGAGAGCA TATCGTACGAGCAAACGGCGATCACGTACGTGTGGAAAAACGACGAGGGTACTTTGCGGAAAAGCCCGAGCCTGACGTCGCTGAACGCGTATCTCATTAAAAACCAGACAATCACGTGTCCGATCAAAGTAAGCTGGCGAG GTAACTACAGCTGCCTGAAGGTGGATCTGATTTTCACGCGAGATCGTGCCTTCTACTTCACGACGGTCTTCATCCCGGGGATCATTCTGGTGACCAGCTCCTTCATCACCTTCTGGCTCGAGTGGAACGCCGTGCCGGCCCGGGTCATGATCG GTGTGACCACGATGCTCAACTTCTTCACGACGTCGAACGGTTTCCGGTCGACGCTTCCGGTCGTGTCGAATCTGACTGCCATGAACGTGTGGGACGGCGTGTGCATGTGCTTCATCTACGCCAGCCTGCTCGAGTTCGTTTGCGTGAACTACGTCGGCCGGAAACGGCCGATGCACAACGTCGTCTATCGTCCCGGAGAGAACCCCGTGACCCAG GGTAAAAAGAAGCGAGAAGGCGGTCCGCCACCAGGAGCTACGACAGGCCCGAACGAGATCGTGACCTGCACCAACTGTGGACCTAATCCCTGTACGCATACGGCCACCAACGGGTGCACCGCCGAG CTGAGAAAAAAGGAGCCGCCGCATCCGATCCGCGTGGCGAAGACGATCGACGTGATAGCGAGAATCACCTTCCCGGTCGCCTATTTCATGTTCCTCACCTTTTTCTTCATCCACTATAAGGGCACCTCGTAG
- the Phcl-1 gene encoding pH-sensitive chloride channel 1 isoform X8 encodes MGWVALGRCAGGGGRLSSVLSLSLTSLASSLIFTILCILTLALTLVTLVRAEDIFEEGKSDKEILDNLLQSTRYDKRLLPPVQGTLRPPPHTRQDDYTPDYLVPNHPDHPEHLEHHRHRYHHTAPHNHSSLLTPRQKDADFCCGMRWPGDATSLSNRSSTSSNDPKNQYKNQNNNHYTPHQHLRTHLRGTLTVNVSVLLLSLASPDESSLKYEVEFLLQQQWYDPRLRYSNRSQYEFLNAIHHYNDIWLPDTYFIMHGDFKDPLIPVHFALRIYRNGTVNYLMRRHLILSCQGRLNIFPFDDPLCSFAIESISYEQTAITYVWKNDEGTLRKSPSLTSLNAYLIKNQTITCPIKVSWRGVTTMLNFFTTSNGFRSTLPVVSNLTAMNVWDGVCMCFIYASLLEFVCVNYVGRKRPMHNVVYRPGENPVTQRLPAVLSRIGIILASPLKREGGPPPGATTGPNEIVTCTNCGPNPCTHTATNGCTAELRKKEPPHPIRVAKTIDVIARITFPVAYFMFLTFFFIHYKGTS; translated from the exons CTTCGAGGAGGGCAAGTCGGACAAGGAGATCCTGGACAACCTGCTGCAGTCGACCCGCTACGACAAGCGGCTTCTGCCCCCGGTCCAAGGTACACTGAGGCCCCCGCCCCACACCCGTCAAGACGACTACACCCCCGACTACCTCGTACCCAATCACCCCGACCATCCAGAGCAcctcgaacatcaccggcaccGCTACCACCACACAGCACCACACAACCACAGCTCACTGCTCACCCCTCGTCAAAAGg ATGCGGATTTCTGCTGCGGAATGCGATGGCCTGGTGACGCCACCAGCCTGTCGAACCGGTCGTCAACCTCCTCTAACGACCCCAAGAACCAGTACAAGAACCAGAACAATAACCACTACACGCCGCACCAACACCTTCGCACCCACCTTCGCG GTACCTTGACCGTGAACGTGAGCGTGCTGTTGCTAAGTCTGGCGTCACCGGACGAGTCCAGCTTG AAATACGAGGTggagttcctgctgcaacaacaGTGGTACGACCCGCGGCTGCGCTACAGCAACCGATCGCAGTACGAATTCTTGAACGCGATCCACCACTACAACGACATCTGGTTGCCGGACACGTACTTCATAATGCACGGAGACTTCAAGGATCCGCTCATACCCGTTCACTTCGCCCTCCGGATATACCGCAACGGCACGGTCAACTATCTTATGAG GCGTCACCTCATCCTATCCTGCCAGGGTAGACTGAACATCTTCCCCTTCGACGACCCACTGTGTTCATTCGCGATCGAGAGCA TATCGTACGAGCAAACGGCGATCACGTACGTGTGGAAAAACGACGAGGGTACTTTGCGGAAAAGCCCGAGCCTGACGTCGCTGAACGCGTATCTCATTAAAAACCAGACAATCACGTGTCCGATCAAAGTAAGCTGGCGAG GTGTGACCACGATGCTCAACTTCTTCACGACGTCGAACGGTTTCCGGTCGACGCTTCCGGTCGTGTCGAATCTGACTGCCATGAACGTGTGGGACGGCGTGTGCATGTGCTTCATCTACGCCAGCCTGCTCGAGTTCGTTTGCGTGAACTACGTCGGCCGGAAACGGCCGATGCACAACGTCGTCTATCGTCCCGGAGAGAACCCCGTGACCCAG CGGCTCCCAGCGGTGCTCAGCAGGATAGGGATAATATTGGCCAGCCCCTTG AAGCGAGAAGGCGGTCCGCCACCAGGAGCTACGACAGGCCCGAACGAGATCGTGACCTGCACCAACTGTGGACCTAATCCCTGTACGCATACGGCCACCAACGGGTGCACCGCCGAG CTGAGAAAAAAGGAGCCGCCGCATCCGATCCGCGTGGCGAAGACGATCGACGTGATAGCGAGAATCACCTTCCCGGTCGCCTATTTCATGTTCCTCACCTTTTTCTTCATCCACTATAAGGGCACCTCGTAG
- the Phcl-1 gene encoding pH-sensitive chloride channel 1 isoform X2, with product MGWVALGRCAGGGGRLSSVLSLSLTSLASSLIFTILCILTLALTLVTLVRAEDIFEEGKSDKEILDNLLQSTRYDKRLLPPVQGTLRPPPHTRQDDYTPDYLVPNHPDHPEHLEHHRHRYHHTAPHNHSSLLTPRQKDADFCCGMRWPGDATSLSNRSSTSSNDPKNQYKNQNNNHYTPHQHLRTHLRGTLTVNVSVLLLSLASPDESSLKYEVEFLLQQQWYDPRLRYSNRSQYEFLNAIHHYNDIWLPDTYFIMHGDFKDPLIPVHFALRIYRNGTVNYLMRRHLILSCQGRLNIFPFDDPLCSFAIESISYEQTAITYVWKNDEGTLRKSPSLTSLNAYLIKNQTITCPIKVSWRADGQIMVDYEDEFDEFGDSKCSLCQRRFEEQGNYSCLKVDLIFTRDRAFYFTTVFIPGIILVTSSFITFWLEWNAVPARVMIGVTTMLNFFTTSNGFRSTLPVVSNLTAMNVWDGVCMCFIYASLLEFVCVNYVGRKRPMHNVVYRPGENPVTQGKKKREGGPPPGATTGPNEIVTCTNCGPNPCTHTATNGCTAELRKKEPPHPIRVAKTIDVIARITFPVAYFMFLTFFFIHYKGTS from the exons CTTCGAGGAGGGCAAGTCGGACAAGGAGATCCTGGACAACCTGCTGCAGTCGACCCGCTACGACAAGCGGCTTCTGCCCCCGGTCCAAGGTACACTGAGGCCCCCGCCCCACACCCGTCAAGACGACTACACCCCCGACTACCTCGTACCCAATCACCCCGACCATCCAGAGCAcctcgaacatcaccggcaccGCTACCACCACACAGCACCACACAACCACAGCTCACTGCTCACCCCTCGTCAAAAGg ATGCGGATTTCTGCTGCGGAATGCGATGGCCTGGTGACGCCACCAGCCTGTCGAACCGGTCGTCAACCTCCTCTAACGACCCCAAGAACCAGTACAAGAACCAGAACAATAACCACTACACGCCGCACCAACACCTTCGCACCCACCTTCGCG GTACCTTGACCGTGAACGTGAGCGTGCTGTTGCTAAGTCTGGCGTCACCGGACGAGTCCAGCTTG AAATACGAGGTggagttcctgctgcaacaacaGTGGTACGACCCGCGGCTGCGCTACAGCAACCGATCGCAGTACGAATTCTTGAACGCGATCCACCACTACAACGACATCTGGTTGCCGGACACGTACTTCATAATGCACGGAGACTTCAAGGATCCGCTCATACCCGTTCACTTCGCCCTCCGGATATACCGCAACGGCACGGTCAACTATCTTATGAG GCGTCACCTCATCCTATCCTGCCAGGGTAGACTGAACATCTTCCCCTTCGACGACCCACTGTGTTCATTCGCGATCGAGAGCA TATCGTACGAGCAAACGGCGATCACGTACGTGTGGAAAAACGACGAGGGTACTTTGCGGAAAAGCCCGAGCCTGACGTCGCTGAACGCGTATCTCATTAAAAACCAGACAATCACGTGTCCGATCAAAGTAAGCTGGCGAG CTGACGGACAGATCATGGTCGACTACGAGGACGAGTTCGATGAATTCGGGGACTCAAAGTGCTCGCTGTGCCAGCGCAGGTTTGAGGAGCAAG GTAACTACAGCTGCCTGAAGGTGGATCTGATTTTCACGCGAGATCGTGCCTTCTACTTCACGACGGTCTTCATCCCGGGGATCATTCTGGTGACCAGCTCCTTCATCACCTTCTGGCTCGAGTGGAACGCCGTGCCGGCCCGGGTCATGATCG GTGTGACCACGATGCTCAACTTCTTCACGACGTCGAACGGTTTCCGGTCGACGCTTCCGGTCGTGTCGAATCTGACTGCCATGAACGTGTGGGACGGCGTGTGCATGTGCTTCATCTACGCCAGCCTGCTCGAGTTCGTTTGCGTGAACTACGTCGGCCGGAAACGGCCGATGCACAACGTCGTCTATCGTCCCGGAGAGAACCCCGTGACCCAG GGTAAAAAGAAGCGAGAAGGCGGTCCGCCACCAGGAGCTACGACAGGCCCGAACGAGATCGTGACCTGCACCAACTGTGGACCTAATCCCTGTACGCATACGGCCACCAACGGGTGCACCGCCGAG CTGAGAAAAAAGGAGCCGCCGCATCCGATCCGCGTGGCGAAGACGATCGACGTGATAGCGAGAATCACCTTCCCGGTCGCCTATTTCATGTTCCTCACCTTTTTCTTCATCCACTATAAGGGCACCTCGTAG